The nucleotide window TCATTGGACTTGGGGCGGCATACATGTGAAGAGCTGGTTTTGTTTCTTAACCTAAGTGAGTGGTGGGTGGAAAGCTGAAGGAGATAACATCATATTTATTACAAAGTAAAACCAAATGGATCCTATGAATTAAGCTGTATGGTTGATAGAAGGCACTTGCATCAACTGTTATACCGAAATCAAAGGTTTTTCCCACCCTGTTTTCTTTGTGTTATAGCCGGGttcaaattaattttgctttacTCAAACTATGGTTAACAACTGAACGAAGTATTGTCAATTGAAAgactttttttcatttcttgttttggttgCTTGTTTTTGGTGATATATGTATGGGTGGAAGAACCAGAACAAAAAGGTTAGGCTAGGTTAGGTATGAGCCGAGAGCTTCCCAGTTGCCTCTGTTGCCATGGATTGAGGCTTTTTGTGTGTCAACTTTGATTAAGTATATTATTAGTGACCTTCATTTTATTATAGTTATTGTTTATGAGTATAAAATTGCACTTATAAGTCGCAATTCGATGCTTATGTTTCTAATTAAACTGTAATTATACATGGAAGAACGTGATTAAATGAGTATGGTGTGAAAAGAAGGGAATGGATTCCATGACTACGTGTTGAAAGTCaaagtcatttggtaggtacTTTTTCTCTTGCGTGAtatcttttctttgttatatATGTTGCCCCTTTGCCTTGAAGTTGCCATGGTCTGTGTGCCTATGCATTGCCCTCATTGTTTCAAAATATTATCAAtgccattatatagcttttctAAGTGGCAGTCTTGGTAATTTCCTCTATGATCAGGGTCAAACTTTTAGAGCTTGGGTTGTTAGGCTGGGTAGATTGGGATTTCCACTTGTGACCATGTCTACAACCACCAGAACAAGtctaaattaaatacaaatggTCAATCAACGTGCAAATATTTCTATATCTTGAGTCTTTCAACCCACGCGTGACACATTCATTATTTAATTCCCATTTTCTTGACATGATTGTTGAGTCTTCTATCCTTCCCTTTGTATATAAATTGATCACTTTTTTCCCTTCCCCACATTTCCAACCTCAATTCCTTCATCTTCTAAGCTTAATTTTCAATCCATAGGAGCTCGTAACTCCAGTGGTAGAGCACTTAATCTCCACATTCACCACAAGAGTTCGAGTCCTAATCATCCGGCCTGTGTGCTTTGAAATTTGAGCAGCATCAACAAAGTCAACCATGGCACTTTCAAGTATGATGTACACCCATCTTCCAGTCACTCAAGCTGCCTCCGGCGCAACCCGGTTTTCCTTAATCCGTTCTAGTCATCATCAAGAAGCTGTTCTTGATCACCAGCAAACAAAGACATCAAACAAAGCCAATCGTCTAGCTGAATCACTAGCCCATCTCCTTCACCTTCATATCGATACCCCTCCAAGAACCAACACTCACTCAACTAATTGGAATTTGTTTACTGAAgagaaaatttcaactccCACAACTTCCCCGAAGGACAGCATATCAGAAAAATGGCGTGAAATTCATGGCTCAAATGATTGGGAGGGTCTTTTGGACCCTCTGCATCCTTGGCTAAGAAGGGAGATTGTCAAATATGGTGAATTTGCACAAGCAACATATgatgcttttgattttgattcattCTCAGAGTACTGTGGGAGCTGCAGGTACAACCACAACAAGCTTTTTGATGTGTTGGGTCTAAGCAAAAATGGCTACACAGTGAGCAAATACATTTATGCAATGTCTCACATCGACATGCCGAGTTGGCTGGAGAGGTCTCATTTGGCTGACACTTGGAGCAAACACTCAAACTGGATGGGATTTGTTGCTGTCAGTGATGATTTGGAGACAAGAAGGATTGGAAGGAGGGATATTGTGGTGGCTTGGCGAGGGACGGTGGCGCCATCTGAGTGGTATGAGGATTTTCAGAGGAAACTGGAGCCAATTGGGCATGGAGAGGCCAAAGTTGAACATGGGTTCCATGGGATTTACACTGCCAAGTGTGAGACTACAAGGTACAACAAGTCCAGTGCCTCAGAGCAAGTCATGAAAGAAGTGACAAGGCTGATGGAATTTTATAGAGCACAAGGTGAAGAAGTGAGCCTTACAATTACAGGGCACAGCTTGGGTGGTGCCTTGGCTTTGCTCAATGCTTATGAAGCTGCAGAAACAATTCCTGGCCTTCCCATCAGTGTGGTTTCCTTTGGTGCACCTAGAGTTGGCAATATTGCCTTCAAAGATGAGCTCAACCAAATGGGGGTTAAGACCTTGAGGGTTGTGGTTAAGCAGGACATGGTGCCTAAAATGCCAGGGCTTGTTTTGAATGAGGGTCTGCAGAAATTTGATGACATAACAGGCACATTGGACTGGGTCTACACACATGTTGGAGCTGAGATGAAGCTCGAGGTTGGTTCGTCGCCTTACCTCAAGCATGGCGGGTTCAATTTGCCAGGGTTTCACAGCCTTGAGACCTACCTTCATCTTGTGGATGGTTTTCTAAGCACAGAAACTACTTTTAGGTCAAATGCTAGGAGGGACTTTGCCTTGGTGAACAAGGGATGTGACATGTTGGTGGATGATCTTAGAATCCCACAATGTTGGTACCAATTGCCACATAAAGGGCTAGTTTGTAATGCTCATGGGAGATGGGTAAAGCCCAAAAGAGACCCTGAAGACATACCTTCACCTACAAGAGAAGCACAAGCACAAGCACATGCTCTTCAAGTAGAGATGAT belongs to Prunus persica cultivar Lovell chromosome G4, Prunus_persica_NCBIv2, whole genome shotgun sequence and includes:
- the LOC18778220 gene encoding phospholipase A1-Igamma1, chloroplastic, translating into MALSSMMYTHLPVTQAASGATRFSLIRSSHHQEAVLDHQQTKTSNKANRLAESLAHLLHLHIDTPPRTNTHSTNWNLFTEEKISTPTTSPKDSISEKWREIHGSNDWEGLLDPLHPWLRREIVKYGEFAQATYDAFDFDSFSEYCGSCRYNHNKLFDVLGLSKNGYTVSKYIYAMSHIDMPSWLERSHLADTWSKHSNWMGFVAVSDDLETRRIGRRDIVVAWRGTVAPSEWYEDFQRKLEPIGHGEAKVEHGFHGIYTAKCETTRYNKSSASEQVMKEVTRLMEFYRAQGEEVSLTITGHSLGGALALLNAYEAAETIPGLPISVVSFGAPRVGNIAFKDELNQMGVKTLRVVVKQDMVPKMPGLVLNEGLQKFDDITGTLDWVYTHVGAEMKLEVGSSPYLKHGGFNLPGFHSLETYLHLVDGFLSTETTFRSNARRDFALVNKGCDMLVDDLRIPQCWYQLPHKGLVCNAHGRWVKPKRDPEDIPSPTREAQAQAHALQVEMMESDYALSF